In one window of Aliidiomarina minuta DNA:
- the ispA gene encoding (2E,6E)-farnesyl diphosphate synthase: MDKQLSLQHALTSHRQRHSDFLHQLLDNQPQIAPVLLDAMKYAVLLGGKRIRPFLVYATGELLGASADDLDAPAAAIECIHAYSLVHDDLPAMDNDSLRRGQPTCHIAFDEATAILAGDALQTLSFEILTSHPYTAVSDRQQLQMVRTLAKASGQAGMCGGQALDLAATDRQIGLSALEQIHRHKTGALIVAAVQMAIQCSPQVSQESEQALLSWAQTIGLAFQVQDDILDETGATEALGKPQGSDQELHKSTYPALLGLTQAQQLLHDLQQKALQALAAIPYNTQLLEQFTDYLITRDR; encoded by the coding sequence TCAGATCGCCCCCGTATTGTTAGACGCAATGAAATATGCCGTTTTACTCGGTGGCAAACGTATACGCCCTTTTTTAGTTTACGCCACAGGTGAATTACTGGGAGCCTCCGCAGACGACCTTGACGCTCCAGCAGCAGCGATTGAATGTATTCACGCTTATTCTTTAGTACATGATGATTTACCGGCGATGGATAATGACTCCCTGCGTCGTGGTCAGCCCACCTGCCATATCGCGTTTGATGAAGCCACTGCAATTCTGGCTGGTGATGCCTTGCAGACTCTATCCTTTGAAATACTGACCAGCCACCCTTACACGGCTGTCAGCGACAGGCAACAATTACAAATGGTGCGCACGTTAGCTAAGGCCAGTGGTCAGGCCGGTATGTGCGGTGGTCAGGCATTAGATTTAGCCGCGACTGACCGCCAGATCGGGCTCTCAGCTCTGGAGCAAATCCACCGTCATAAAACCGGTGCGCTTATCGTCGCAGCTGTTCAAATGGCCATTCAGTGCAGCCCTCAAGTGAGTCAGGAAAGCGAGCAGGCCCTGCTCAGCTGGGCGCAAACCATAGGTCTGGCGTTTCAGGTGCAGGACGACATTCTGGACGAAACCGGTGCCACTGAAGCCTTAGGCAAACCACAAGGTTCTGACCAGGAGTTGCATAAATCGACCTATCCAGCTTTACTGGGGTTAACGCAAGCGCAGCAATTGCTGCACGATTTGCAGCAAAAAGCACTACAAGCACTGGCTGCTATCCCGTACAATACTCAGCTACTCGAACAATTCACTGATTACCTGATTACGCGAGACCGATAA